The Juglans microcarpa x Juglans regia isolate MS1-56 chromosome 2S, Jm3101_v1.0, whole genome shotgun sequence genome has a window encoding:
- the LOC121252229 gene encoding uncharacterized protein LOC121252229 has product MVAPIAACYQKSTVLQNPIFLRDPNSKFLGGSLQGFCIQLKPRNKRRDAINFVVASAGLSAPTTSSGGGRFYFNFTGFPFPLGPFLNRRTIRTEAVKGCIWLFEQEQALGFSSVSTNIRMTVIKLQSGGLWVHAPIAPTEECIQLLKELGAPVEYIVLPTFAYEHKIFVGPFSRKFPRAQLWVAPRQWSWPLNLPLEFLGIFRAKTLKDENFSTPWADEIEHRILSSPEVGIGPYVEVAFYHKRSRTLLVTDAVIFVPRQPPECISKQSLLASAKNGLAVKLLSKGKEVPEEPVVDNKMNRQKGWERMVLQILFLGPSNLLEPNASFAQMSQKLIVSPIVKTLVFSKVPEKVRDWIDGIARDWRFKRIIPAHFAAPVNAGRSDFLAAFAFLDDLLGDRYTNRNPLSLFFTSLMGKAASYFPPDDMKTLSSLDQFLVSVGAVKQTVSGRKR; this is encoded by the exons ATGGTAGCACCAATTGCCGCTTGTTACCAAAAGTCCACAGTCCTCCAGAACCCAATCTTTCTCAGAGATCCAAATTCTAAATTTCTTGGTGGGTCATTACAGGGTTTTTGCATACAATTGAAACCCAGAAACAAGAGAAGGGATGCCATCAATTTCGTGGTTGCTTCAGCAGGCCTTTCCGCGCCAACCACAAGCAGTGGTGGTGGCAGGTTCTACTTCAACTTCACCGGATTTCCTTTCCCTCTTGGCCCTTTTCTCAATAGGCGCACTATCAGGACTGAG GCTGTGAAGGGTTGCATATGGCTTTTCGAACAAGAGCAAGCATTAGGCTTCAGCAGTGTCTCAACTAACATTCGAATGACAGTCATTAAACTCCAATCTGGGGGATTATGGGTCCATGCCCCAATTGCTCCAACAGAGGAGTGTATTCAG CTTTTGAAGGAGTTAGGAGCTCCAGTGGAATACATTGTTCTGCCTACTTTTGCTTATGAGCATAAAATATTTGTTGGCCCATTTTCTAGAAAGTTCCCTCGGGCTCAGTTATGGGTGGCCCCAAGGCAATGGAGTTGGCCCTTGAATTTGCCACTTGAGTTTTTAGGAATTTTCCGTGCTAAAACCTTGAAAGATGAGAACTTCTCAACCCCATGGGCTGATGAGATCGAACATAGAATTCTAAGCTCACCAGAAGTTG GAATTGGACCATATGTTGAGGTGGCATTCTATCATAAGCGTTCGAGAACATTACTTGTAACAGATGCAGTAATTTTTGTACCAAGGCAGCCACCAGAATGTATAAGCAAACAATCCTTGTTAGCATCTGCGAAAAATGGTCTGGCTGTTAAGCTTCTTAGTAAAGGAAAGGAAGTTCCAGAGGAACCGGTTGTCGACAACAAGATGAACCGCCAAAAGG GTTGGGAAAGAATGGTTCTTCAAATCTTGTTTCTCGGTCCATCAAATCTGTTGGAGCCTAATGCCAGCTTTGCTCAGATGTCACAAAAACTGATTGTTTCACCCATTGTGAAGACATTGGTCTTCAGCAAAGTCCCTGAAAAG gTCAGGGATTGGATTGATGGTATTGCTCGGGACTGGAGATTCAAGAGGATAATTCCTGCACACTTTGCTGCTCCAGTGAATGCAGGCAGGTCAGATTTCTTGGCTGCATTCGCATTTCTTGATGACCTCTTGGGTGACCGATACACGAATCGCAAtccactctctcttttcttcacATCACTAATGGGAAAGGCTGCCAGTTACTTCCCTCCAGACGACATGAAAACTTTATCATCCCTTGATCAGTTTTTAGTCTCAGTAGGAGCTGTGAAGCAGACTGTTTCGGGCCGGAAACGATGA